The Patescibacteria group bacterium genome window below encodes:
- a CDS encoding DUF5671 domain-containing protein, with translation MSSSNNNAKFAFFYLLSLVGLIFVSIGTGQAIFQVIHKLLPDPGIYRGAFNSSSLTFAISALIISLPLYFLTVRYLSRCLREGSLAGDSPIRRWLTYLILFISAVVFIVWLMITISGLFDGELTLKFILKSLTVFVIAGLIFGYYFYDIRRSSFKKGNKVVLAYLIGGLVISIGSLILAFFFADSPKEARERKQDQAVINSFMELDNAIVDYYLRYEKMPEKLEEVLKTSTHLSSRTLRNPSTDQPFNYEVIDERSYELCAEFNRSNKEDSDEFGLNYADRWPHEEGYYCITQSVPPTELKALPQEIPMR, from the coding sequence ATGTCATCAAGCAATAATAACGCCAAATTCGCGTTTTTCTATTTGTTATCTTTGGTTGGGTTAATCTTTGTTTCTATTGGTACTGGACAAGCGATTTTTCAGGTAATTCATAAACTCCTACCAGATCCCGGAATTTATCGGGGAGCTTTTAACTCTTCTTCCTTGACTTTTGCCATTTCGGCATTAATTATTTCTCTGCCTTTATATTTCTTAACCGTGCGTTATCTTAGTCGTTGTCTGCGAGAAGGTTCTTTAGCTGGTGATTCACCGATTCGTCGTTGGTTAACTTATCTTATCCTCTTTATTTCTGCAGTGGTCTTTATTGTTTGGTTAATGATTACCATTAGTGGTCTTTTTGATGGAGAGTTAACTCTTAAATTCATTCTTAAGTCCTTAACAGTCTTTGTTATTGCTGGCTTGATTTTCGGTTATTATTTTTATGACATCCGTCGCTCTTCTTTTAAGAAGGGTAATAAGGTGGTCTTGGCCTATCTAATCGGTGGCTTGGTTATTTCTATCGGTTCCTTAATCTTAGCTTTCTTCTTTGCCGATTCACCCAAAGAAGCGCGCGAAAGAAAACAAGATCAGGCAGTAATTAATTCTTTTATGGAACTAGATAATGCTATTGTAGATTATTATTTAAGGTATGAAAAAATGCCCGAGAAACTTGAAGAAGTCTTAAAAACCTCTACTCATTTATCTTCGCGTACACTTAGAAACCCCAGTACAGACCAACCATTTAACTATGAGGTAATTGATGAGAGAAGCTATGAGCTATGTGCGGAGTTTAATCGTTCCAATAAAGAAGATAGTGATGAATTTGGTCTTAATTACGCGGATCGTTGGCCCCATGAAGAGGGTTATTATTGCATTACCCAAAGCGTGCCACCGACTGAGTTAAAAGCCTTGCCACAAGAAATACCGATGAGGTAG
- a CDS encoding FISUMP domain-containing protein, whose product MLYKENKKNQENKKTPQIVEVFNSGVSSKLNSRLYNNKAFTLIELLVVIAIIGILSTLVIVALGNSRAGARDAKRLNDLKAMANALELYYADNNAYPEADNFSPGATFEAGGVVYMGKVPNNPTPHTDGNCPDNDYTYTQVESGQSYNISTCLGTQAQNSPSTSSTTVSYSPSGIFQCGQNIQDSRDNNTYQTVQIGNQCWMKENLAYLPSVVGPATESETDPYYYVYGYSGTDVVAAKATTNYTTHGVLYNWPAATTACPTGWKLPTDQEFNTLEQYTVATIASTDTQYACNTSATGWQRCADNSGNDAGGAKGVGKSLKKVGQGSGVGAGDDLVGFSSFVSGFRNVGGTFSSLSSLTYLWMSSSQSGSLAWSGGMNSSYSTVRRSALSKSYGWSVRCLKDS is encoded by the coding sequence ATGTTATATAAAGAGAATAAGAAAAACCAAGAAAACAAGAAAACACCTCAGATCGTTGAGGTGTTTAATAGTGGGGTAAGTAGTAAGTTAAATAGTAGATTATATAATAATAAAGCCTTCACCCTCATTGAACTATTAGTAGTCATAGCCATCATAGGTATATTATCCACTCTAGTAATAGTAGCTTTGGGTAATTCACGAGCAGGTGCCAGAGACGCTAAAAGACTAAATGATCTAAAAGCCATGGCTAATGCCCTAGAGCTATATTATGCAGATAATAACGCATACCCTGAAGCAGATAACTTTTCTCCTGGAGCTACTTTTGAAGCTGGTGGAGTAGTTTATATGGGCAAAGTACCCAATAATCCTACTCCTCATACAGACGGTAATTGTCCAGATAATGACTATACCTATACCCAAGTAGAATCAGGACAAAGTTATAATATATCTACTTGTCTTGGTACTCAAGCACAAAATTCTCCCTCTACTTCTTCTACCACAGTCTCATATTCTCCTTCAGGTATATTTCAATGTGGACAAAACATACAAGATTCAAGAGATAATAATACTTATCAGACAGTCCAAATAGGTAACCAATGTTGGATGAAAGAAAACTTAGCTTATTTACCTTCGGTAGTTGGACCAGCAACAGAAAGTGAAACCGACCCCTATTACTATGTCTACGGTTATTCAGGTACAGACGTTGTGGCTGCTAAAGCCACCACTAACTATACTACTCACGGTGTTCTCTATAACTGGCCTGCTGCTACTACCGCTTGCCCTACTGGCTGGAAGCTACCTACTGACCAAGAATTTAATACTTTGGAACAATATACCGTAGCAACTATTGCCAGTACCGACACCCAATATGCCTGCAATACTTCAGCTACCGGTTGGCAAAGATGTGCAGATAATAGTGGCAATGATGCCGGAGGAGCTAAAGGAGTCGGTAAATCTCTTAAGAAAGTTGGACAAGGTTCGGGTGTGGGAGCGGGAGATGACTTGGTTGGTTTTTCCTCTTTTGTTTCTGGCTTTCGAAACGTGGGCGGAACATTTAGTAGTTTGTCAAGTCTTACTTACTTATGGATGTCTTCTTCTCAGTCTGGATCTCTGGCGTGGAGTGGAGGAATGAACTCTTCTTATTCAACGGTTCGTCGAAGTGCACTTAGTAAGAGTTATGGCTGGTCAGTCCGTTGCCTCAAGGACTCTTAG
- a CDS encoding glycosyltransferase family 2 protein has product MKDYLKISKAPELTGRERRLYRFLEILPGALSWLTIIALIIFSYYKPVGTAIFVIMFDVYWLLLVAFLGTHLLISYRFMKKRMAVNWQEKCESLGMVSLRLETVIDGNDINNGSDSNNDNKELDTMEEKTVEGETGEIKEKDKARIINLSWRDVVHVVILPTYQESLDVLRSSFNGLVNSGYQTDKLIVVLAAEARAGEEGRLIRETIGKEYGHLFRRFLITIHPDDIIGELKGKGANQAWAAKKLKEEIIDGEEIDYASIMVSVLDSDTVVFPGYFYCLTHAFLTSKKPYRSSYQPIPVYHNNMWQAPFFARVAAFSNTFWQMMQQLRPEKSATYSSHAMTWQSLIDIDFWSTNMVSEDSRIFWHCFCYYQGDYRVEPLYFPVSMDMCMDKNQWQSAKNLYRQQRRWGWGVENIPYLVFNTIKQWPSLTRKSRGNYLRHIGVQIYGFHSWATNALITSIIGWLPLILGGSAFNATVLSSNLPMVTKFLMTLAMVGMVLSAIVSLLMLPTINKKGFMKYVTSVLQWICLPIVIIVFGSIPGLEAQTRLMLGKYMGFWVTPKHR; this is encoded by the coding sequence ATGAAAGATTATCTAAAAATATCTAAAGCCCCGGAGCTTACGGGACGCGAAAGAAGATTATATCGTTTCCTAGAAATTTTACCGGGAGCCCTGTCTTGGCTTACTATTATTGCTCTAATTATTTTTTCTTATTATAAACCGGTTGGGACGGCCATTTTTGTTATTATGTTTGATGTCTACTGGCTACTCTTAGTGGCTTTTTTGGGTACCCATCTTTTAATCTCGTATCGTTTCATGAAAAAACGTATGGCTGTTAATTGGCAAGAGAAATGCGAGTCTCTTGGTATGGTTTCTTTAAGACTTGAGACAGTAATTGATGGTAATGATATTAATAATGGGAGTGACAGTAATAATGATAATAAAGAATTAGATACAATGGAAGAAAAAACAGTAGAAGGGGAGACTGGAGAAATTAAAGAAAAGGATAAGGCGAGGATTATTAATTTATCTTGGAGAGATGTTGTGCACGTGGTTATTCTACCTACCTACCAAGAAAGCTTAGATGTTTTAAGGAGTAGTTTTAATGGTTTGGTTAATTCCGGTTACCAAACAGATAAGTTAATTGTTGTTTTGGCGGCTGAGGCTAGAGCCGGGGAAGAGGGAAGACTTATCCGAGAAACTATTGGAAAAGAATATGGACATCTTTTTCGTCGTTTCCTTATAACAATCCATCCCGATGATATTATCGGAGAACTTAAGGGTAAGGGGGCTAATCAGGCTTGGGCGGCTAAGAAACTTAAAGAGGAGATTATTGATGGAGAAGAAATTGATTACGCTTCAATTATGGTGAGTGTTTTGGATAGCGACACAGTAGTCTTCCCTGGTTATTTCTATTGCTTAACCCATGCTTTTTTAACTTCAAAAAAACCCTATCGTTCCAGTTACCAACCTATTCCGGTTTATCACAACAATATGTGGCAAGCGCCTTTCTTTGCCCGGGTAGCGGCTTTTTCTAATACTTTTTGGCAAATGATGCAACAGCTTAGGCCAGAGAAGTCCGCTACTTATTCTTCTCATGCTATGACCTGGCAGTCTCTGATTGACATAGACTTTTGGTCTACCAATATGGTTAGCGAAGATTCACGTATCTTTTGGCATTGTTTCTGCTATTACCAAGGAGATTATCGGGTAGAGCCTCTTTATTTCCCGGTTTCCATGGATATGTGTATGGATAAAAACCAATGGCAAAGCGCCAAGAACCTTTATCGCCAACAAAGACGTTGGGGTTGGGGAGTGGAGAATATCCCTTATCTGGTTTTTAATACCATTAAACAATGGCCGTCTTTAACAAGAAAAAGTCGTGGTAATTATTTAAGACATATTGGAGTGCAAATTTACGGTTTTCATTCTTGGGCTACTAACGCTTTAATTACTTCAATTATTGGTTGGCTACCTTTAATTTTGGGAGGTAGTGCTTTTAATGCCACAGTTCTTTCCAGTAACTTACCGATGGTAACAAAGTTCTTAATGACCCTAGCTATGGTTGGTATGGTTCTTTCCGCCATTGTTTCTCTCTTAATGCTACCAACTATTAACAAAAAAGGCTTTATGAAATATGTTACTTCAGTCTTGCAGTGGATTTGCCTCCCGATCGTTATCATTGTCTTTGGTTCAATTCCCGGACTGGAAGCCCAAACCAGGCTGATGTTAGGTAAATACATGGGTTTTTGGGTTACCCCCAAGCATAGATAA
- a CDS encoding segregation/condensation protein A: protein MIIKLEQFEGPLALLVSLIDKAKLDITEVSLAKVTDQYLSYLRAARNMDPTEMADFLTVASRLLLIKTKALLPYLLPEEEEAIEEFEDQLRMYREFLEASKKVEAMVAEGRFMYAREFNRRSLIAASGAFAPPKKLKASDLADCYNAMILSLAERRQTLTEAVIRITVSLEEKIADIKSLMKRLTAARFSDLVKASGSKVEVVVSFLALLELVKLKQIVAEQSDLFSEIELIRK, encoded by the coding sequence ATGATTATTAAACTTGAACAATTTGAAGGACCTTTAGCTCTTTTGGTTTCCTTAATAGATAAGGCTAAATTGGATATTACTGAAGTAAGTTTAGCTAAGGTGACTGATCAGTATCTGTCTTATCTTCGTGCGGCTCGTAATATGGACCCAACCGAGATGGCGGACTTTTTAACCGTAGCCTCGCGTCTTTTGTTAATTAAAACCAAAGCTCTTTTGCCTTATCTTTTACCAGAAGAAGAGGAAGCGATTGAAGAATTTGAGGATCAACTGAGAATGTATCGTGAATTCTTGGAGGCCAGCAAGAAAGTAGAGGCTATGGTAGCTGAGGGAAGATTTATGTATGCGCGCGAATTTAATCGCCGAAGCTTAATCGCTGCCTCCGGTGCTTTTGCTCCTCCTAAGAAATTAAAAGCTTCTGATCTTGCGGATTGCTATAATGCCATGATCTTATCTTTAGCCGAGAGAAGACAGACCTTAACTGAAGCAGTAATTAGGATTACTGTTAGCTTAGAAGAAAAAATCGCTGATATTAAAAGCCTAATGAAACGTTTAACGGCTGCTCGTTTTAGCGATTTAGTTAAAGCTTCCGGTTCTAAGGTGGAAGTGGTAGTTAGCTTTTTGGCTTTACTGGAGCTCGTTAAATTAAAACAAATTGTTGCTGAACAATCCGATCTTTTTTCGGAGATAGAATTAATTCGTAAATAA
- the scpB gene encoding SMC-Scp complex subunit ScpB, whose translation MTEEQNIARVEALLFVAAKPLRLKEVCALSGLKTKEASEALEKLLEICRENKRGVAVIKSGESYQMVSSPEQAEVVKAFIKDETTGDLSKPSFETLTIIAYRGPVSKLELDRIRGVNCGLILRNLLLRGLIETDFDKEKKETYYTVSLDFVKFLGLGAVEELPDFERLHADDTLDRILADKESSLA comes from the coding sequence ATGACAGAAGAACAAAATATCGCACGAGTGGAAGCTTTGCTCTTTGTGGCAGCTAAGCCTTTGCGTTTAAAAGAAGTATGCGCTTTGTCTGGTCTTAAAACCAAAGAGGCTAGTGAGGCCTTAGAAAAACTACTAGAGATTTGTCGCGAAAACAAAAGGGGAGTGGCGGTGATTAAGAGTGGCGAGAGCTACCAAATGGTTTCTTCGCCTGAGCAGGCTGAAGTGGTTAAGGCTTTTATTAAAGATGAAACCACTGGTGATTTATCTAAGCCGAGCTTTGAAACCCTAACTATTATCGCTTATCGTGGACCTGTTAGTAAACTAGAATTGGATCGTATTCGTGGGGTTAACTGCGGACTTATTTTACGTAATCTTTTATTACGGGGTTTAATTGAAACCGATTTTGATAAAGAAAAAAAAGAAACCTATTATACGGTAAGTTTGGATTTTGTTAAGTTTTTGGGACTTGGCGCAGTGGAAGAATTACCAGATTTTGAACGCTTACACGCTGATGATACCTTAGATAGAATACTGGCGGATAAAGAGAGTTCATTAGCTTAG
- a CDS encoding FISUMP domain-containing protein — translation MINYKIKLSSTKQGIKGFTLIELLVVIAIIGILSTLVVVALGNSRTSARDAKRLNDLKAMANALELYYANNNSYPASITPGQPLEQGGVVYMSKVPENPTPRTDGICPDSEYTYTAIAHKPGHYQFSGCIGSSSGSFTAGPVSYQTDSGVINCGGQITDADGNVYNTVQIGSQCWMKENMNIGTMLASAATMPSNNNVIEKWCYNNTASNCGVTPAVNHGGLYTWAEAMNLPTTCLTTDCSAQIQTPHQGICPDGFHIPTDQEFNTLEQYTVATIASTATQYACNTSTTGWQRCADNNGTDAGGSKGAGKSLKKVGQGSGNGAGNDLVGFSATLSGWRHTSSGGIFDQLSNHTTLWVALQSTSTNAWRRDLSYTYSTVNHGTYGKSLGLTVRCLKDS, via the coding sequence ATGATTAATTATAAAATCAAACTAAGTTCCACCAAACAAGGAATCAAGGGGTTCACCCTCATAGAACTCCTAGTAGTTATAGCTATCATAGGTATATTATCTACTCTAGTAGTAGTTGCTCTAGGTAACTCTAGAACTAGTGCCAGAGACGCTAAAAGATTAAATGATCTAAAAGCCATGGCTAATGCTCTAGAGCTATATTATGCAAATAATAACTCATATCCCGCATCTATTACCCCAGGACAACCTCTAGAGCAAGGTGGAGTAGTATATATGAGTAAAGTACCTGAAAACCCTACTCCCAGAACAGATGGTATCTGTCCAGATAGTGAATATACCTATACTGCTATTGCTCATAAACCAGGACACTACCAATTCTCAGGTTGTATAGGTAGTAGTAGCGGTTCTTTTACAGCAGGACCTGTTAGTTACCAAACAGACTCAGGGGTTATTAACTGTGGTGGTCAGATAACAGATGCAGATGGTAATGTCTATAACACTGTTCAAATAGGTTCTCAATGTTGGATGAAAGAAAATATGAATATTGGTACTATGTTAGCTTCAGCTGCCACTATGCCTTCAAATAATAATGTCATAGAAAAGTGGTGCTATAACAACACTGCATCTAACTGCGGAGTTACCCCAGCCGTTAACCATGGAGGACTATATACCTGGGCTGAAGCCATGAATCTACCAACCACTTGTTTAACGACAGATTGTTCTGCCCAAATTCAAACCCCACACCAAGGAATTTGCCCAGATGGATTTCATATTCCAACAGATCAAGAGTTCAATACCTTAGAGCAATACACTGTAGCAACTATTGCTAGTACCGCCACTCAATATGCTTGTAATACTTCAACTACCGGTTGGCAAAGATGTGCGGATAACAATGGCACGGATGCCGGGGGATCAAAAGGAGCCGGTAAATCTCTTAAGAAAGTCGGACAGGGATCAGGTAATGGCGCCGGAAATGACTTAGTTGGTTTTTCTGCTACCTTGTCTGGTTGGCGTCATACCTCCTCTGGAGGTATCTTTGATCAATTGTCCAATCATACCACTTTGTGGGTGGCCCTGCAGTCTACCTCCACTAATGCTTGGAGACGCGATTTGTCTTATACCTATTCTACGGTTAATCATGGTACGTATGGTAAGAGTTTAGGTTTGACAGTGCGTTGCCTTAAAGACTCTTAG
- a CDS encoding serine hydrolase, with protein MFPIVPLLISVSVLGSVYISQSESFRSLDSLSFKVDNNLYLNNYLVMPQDKSPEFIGGETLVLQASSAIVTNELTLHPLFSWEANSVRPIASLTKLMTALTVLDNYDINWDKKITIIEADRREGSKQNIFVGDELSLRDLFIIGLMASDNDAIIALIRGLGVSEEDFVLAMNQRAKHYRLFSASFSEPTGLSSANQSSAFDVAKLASLAFKRAEIKEALSLTAYEITDSKGSVKRLISTNVLLREGSKEGLIVGKTGHISLAGYCFAGLYSKNGNDIITVVLGAHTQLSRFSESEELAHWVYSSYNW; from the coding sequence ATGTTCCCCATTGTTCCTTTACTTATTTCGGTTTCTGTTTTAGGCTCGGTCTATATAAGCCAGAGCGAGTCTTTTAGAAGTTTAGATAGCCTATCTTTTAAAGTGGATAATAATCTTTATTTAAATAATTATTTGGTTATGCCCCAGGATAAAAGTCCAGAGTTTATTGGAGGAGAGACCTTGGTTTTGCAAGCCTCTTCGGCTATTGTAACCAACGAGCTGACCCTGCATCCGCTTTTTTCGTGGGAGGCTAATAGTGTTAGACCAATCGCCAGTTTAACCAAGCTAATGACCGCTCTAACTGTTTTGGATAATTATGATATTAACTGGGATAAAAAGATAACAATTATTGAAGCAGATAGACGTGAAGGTAGTAAGCAGAATATCTTTGTAGGGGATGAGCTTAGCTTAAGAGATCTTTTTATTATTGGTTTAATGGCCTCGGATAATGACGCTATTATCGCCTTAATTAGAGGTTTGGGTGTAAGTGAAGAAGACTTTGTCTTAGCCATGAACCAAAGGGCTAAGCATTATCGGTTATTTTCCGCCTCCTTTTCTGAGCCAACAGGCTTGTCTTCTGCTAATCAATCATCGGCTTTTGATGTTGCTAAATTAGCTAGCCTGGCCTTTAAAAGAGCAGAAATAAAAGAGGCGCTCTCTTTAACAGCTTATGAAATAACCGATTCTAAAGGTTCTGTTAAGCGCCTTATCTCCACTAATGTTTTGTTAAGAGAAGGCTCTAAAGAGGGCCTTATAGTGGGAAAAACCGGACATATTAGCTTAGCGGGGTATTGTTTTGCCGGACTTTATTCCAAGAACGGTAATGATATAATTACCGTGGTATTAGGGGCTCATACCCAGCTTTCTCGCTTTAGTGAGAGCGAAGAGCTGGCGCATTGGGTTTATTCAAGCTATAATTGGTAG
- the tpiA gene encoding triose-phosphate isomerase: MKFVIANWKMNLSVNESMALAETYLKFFKETPAEIVVCPSFTSLPFVGKILNDSQISTGGQDVFWERQGAYTGEISTRDLVDLGAGYVILGHSERRFNGEEDWMINRKVIAALSEEPLCPIICVGETEEDQKEDRREAVIAKQMEEALDGVSLALDRNIIIAYEPVWAIGSGITPSLDDIEYTHQMIRILLRKQLGSRSDKACAVVYGGSVNEKSARKIADLECVDGFLVGGASLEAKEFYRIAQTVLE; this comes from the coding sequence ATGAAATTTGTTATTGCTAATTGGAAAATGAACCTCTCTGTTAATGAGAGTATGGCTTTGGCCGAGACTTATCTTAAATTTTTTAAAGAGACTCCGGCTGAAATAGTGGTTTGCCCTTCTTTTACGTCATTACCCTTTGTTGGAAAGATCTTAAATGATTCGCAAATATCTACTGGTGGCCAAGATGTCTTTTGGGAAAGACAGGGTGCTTATACCGGGGAGATTTCGACCAGAGACCTGGTTGACTTAGGGGCTGGTTATGTTATTTTAGGGCATAGTGAAAGGCGATTTAATGGAGAAGAGGACTGGATGATTAATCGCAAAGTAATAGCGGCTTTATCTGAAGAACCACTTTGTCCAATTATTTGTGTTGGAGAAACCGAAGAAGACCAAAAAGAAGATAGACGAGAGGCGGTTATTGCCAAGCAAATGGAAGAGGCGCTAGATGGTGTGAGCTTGGCTTTAGACAGGAATATTATTATTGCTTATGAGCCAGTTTGGGCTATTGGTTCTGGGATAACGCCTTCTTTAGATGATATTGAATATACTCACCAGATGATTAGAATACTTTTACGTAAACAACTTGGCAGTCGTTCAGATAAAGCTTGCGCTGTTGTTTATGGAGGCAGTGTTAACGAGAAAAGTGCCAGGAAAATAGCAGATCTTGAGTGCGTAGACGGTTTTTTGGTGGGTGGGGCTAGTCTGGAAGCTAAAGAGTTTTACCGTATAGCCCAAACTGTGTTAGAATAA
- a CDS encoding type IV secretion system DNA-binding domain-containing protein: protein MPLNDITLFAETTFRNQYRPFGIKTDDRRRHMYLIGKTGMGKSTILENMIIEDIYAGRGVAVVDPHGDLAEKIIEFIPSERVNDIVYFNPSDIDYPIAFNVVEQVEPHLRHLVASGLIGVFEKLWADSWGPRLEYILRNSILAILDYPNSTLLSITRMLSDKPFRKKVIEKIQDPVVKAFWTKEFAGYADKFASEAVSPIQNKVGQFLSSSLIRNIVGQVKSSIDLRSIMDEGKVLIMNLSKGRIGEDNSELLGAMMITKLQLAAMSRVNIHEQDRRDFYLYVDEFQNFATDSFANILSEARKYRLNLIMGHQYIEQLNENVKAAVFGNVGTLVVFRVGATDAEELVKEFLPVFTQEDLVNLPKYHVCLKLMIDGVASDPFSARGLPPLPETYRTDNAEKVIGSSRERYAAERRMVEDRIMRWHDEHDEVKPPEKKPWSQPQNQRPFNNNNSNNSNNNNNNYSNNNLNNGNSGNNGNNFNRPYNQAGNNDFNNQANNHQVQNNQGVNNDNNQYNNNQNRDGYQPINNPDTYKHKVNCSRCGQETRVSFQPDGIRPVYCKECLTALKQEKIALMEERKKNKEKELERMLGPVNPTRQESPRPQSPSQDNQTHKKPEIFTQVKEEAPPTPTISLRDLPPRPPLEKRNNFKTKDEQNKNKGDERKIVNNSTQENQQTKPDQKQDSIRHGQLKNDEPIIF from the coding sequence ATGCCGCTTAATGATATTACGCTTTTTGCGGAAACAACTTTTCGTAATCAGTATCGTCCTTTTGGTATTAAGACCGATGATCGACGAAGACACATGTACCTAATCGGTAAAACCGGTATGGGTAAGTCTACGATTTTGGAGAATATGATTATTGAAGATATTTACGCCGGTCGGGGAGTGGCAGTGGTTGATCCACACGGTGATTTAGCTGAAAAGATTATTGAATTCATTCCTTCAGAAAGGGTTAATGATATTGTTTATTTTAACCCCAGTGACATAGATTACCCGATTGCTTTTAACGTAGTTGAACAAGTAGAACCACATTTGCGACACTTGGTGGCCTCCGGTTTAATCGGAGTTTTTGAAAAACTTTGGGCAGATTCTTGGGGACCTCGTTTGGAATATATTCTACGTAATAGTATTTTGGCTATTTTGGATTATCCCAACTCCACGCTTTTAAGCATTACTCGCATGTTATCTGATAAGCCTTTTCGTAAAAAGGTTATTGAAAAGATTCAAGATCCAGTGGTTAAGGCTTTTTGGACTAAAGAATTTGCCGGTTATGCAGATAAGTTTGCTTCCGAGGCGGTTTCACCTATTCAAAATAAAGTCGGACAATTTTTATCCAGTTCACTTATTAGAAACATTGTCGGACAGGTTAAATCTTCTATTGATCTTCGTTCTATTATGGACGAGGGTAAGGTTTTAATTATGAACTTAAGTAAGGGACGCATTGGTGAAGACAATTCAGAATTATTGGGTGCTATGATGATTACCAAACTGCAGTTAGCGGCTATGAGTCGGGTTAATATTCACGAACAAGATAGAAGAGACTTTTATCTTTATGTTGACGAATTCCAAAATTTTGCCACAGACAGCTTTGCCAATATTTTATCTGAGGCTAGAAAGTATCGTCTTAACCTCATTATGGGTCACCAATACATTGAACAACTTAACGAAAACGTTAAAGCAGCGGTTTTCGGTAACGTTGGTACTTTGGTGGTTTTCAGGGTGGGCGCTACTGATGCTGAAGAGTTGGTTAAAGAATTTCTTCCGGTTTTTACCCAAGAAGATCTAGTTAACTTACCAAAGTATCATGTCTGCTTAAAGCTAATGATAGACGGGGTGGCCTCAGATCCTTTTTCCGCTCGTGGTCTACCACCCCTGCCAGAGACATACCGAACGGATAATGCTGAAAAGGTTATTGGCTCTTCTCGCGAGCGTTATGCTGCTGAACGACGCATGGTGGAAGATAGAATTATGCGTTGGCATGACGAGCATGATGAAGTTAAACCACCAGAGAAAAAACCTTGGTCCCAACCACAAAATCAAAGACCGTTTAATAATAACAATAGTAATAATAGTAACAACAATAATAACAATTATAGTAATAACAACCTTAATAATGGCAACAGTGGTAATAATGGTAATAACTTCAATAGACCTTATAATCAGGCGGGAAACAATGATTTTAATAATCAGGCCAATAATCACCAAGTTCAAAATAATCAGGGTGTTAATAATGACAATAATCAATATAACAATAATCAAAACAGAGATGGTTATCAGCCGATCAATAATCCGGATACCTATAAACATAAAGTAAATTGTTCTCGTTGTGGACAAGAAACTAGAGTGTCTTTCCAGCCAGATGGTATTAGACCGGTTTATTGTAAAGAATGCTTAACCGCCCTAAAACAAGAAAAAATCGCTTTAATGGAAGAACGTAAGAAGAATAAAGAAAAAGAATTGGAAAGAATGTTGGGCCCTGTTAATCCAACAAGACAAGAGTCGCCAAGACCCCAGTCACCCAGTCAAGATAATCAAACACATAAAAAGCCTGAAATCTTTACCCAAGTTAAAGAAGAAGCTCCTCCTACTCCCACTATTTCTCTAAGAGATCTGCCACCTAGACCACCTTTGGAAAAAAGAAATAATTTTAAAACCAAGGATGAGCAAAATAAAAATAAGGGAGATGAACGCAAAATAGTTAATAACTCCACCCAAGAAAACCAACAAACCAAACCCGATCAAAAACAAGATTCAATACGTCACGGACAACTTAAAAATGATGAACCGATTATTTTTTAA
- a CDS encoding DUF1361 domain-containing protein codes for MNNSSLYQFRNPAAVKGSYPFEDSFIWFLRINEYPIFMVFWNLLLASLAVYLAYRLALLIKEKFSLKTLVVFLLWLLFLPNAAYLMSDIRHISGSCSFDSYGRACLNNGWMIFFFFTYALFGFLSFILSLRPVVTAVRVKWGKLVAAWFNVIIIPLISLGVLLGLLNRWNSWDVFSKPSFILSGLWQYFISLPYLKNWLFLTILFFFLYYLGSGVLKKASWEK; via the coding sequence ATGAACAACTCTTCCTTATATCAATTTCGTAATCCAGCTGCTGTTAAGGGTTCTTATCCCTTTGAAGACTCTTTTATTTGGTTTTTACGAATTAATGAGTATCCGATCTTTATGGTTTTTTGGAATCTGCTTTTGGCTTCCTTGGCGGTTTATTTAGCTTATCGTCTGGCTCTTTTAATTAAAGAAAAGTTTTCTTTAAAGACTTTAGTTGTTTTTCTTCTTTGGTTACTCTTTTTACCCAACGCCGCTTATCTAATGTCGGATATTCGTCATATCTCCGGTAGTTGTTCTTTTGATTCTTATGGTAGGGCTTGTCTTAATAATGGTTGGATGATCTTCTTTTTCTTTACTTACGCCTTATTTGGTTTCCTGTCTTTTATTCTATCTCTTCGGCCAGTAGTTACCGCCGTGCGAGTAAAGTGGGGTAAGTTAGTAGCTGCTTGGTTTAACGTTATTATTATACCCTTAATCTCCTTAGGGGTTCTTTTGGGTCTTTTAAATCGCTGGAACAGTTGGGATGTTTTTTCTAAGCCTTCGTTTATCCTTTCTGGTCTTTGGCAGTACTTTATTTCTTTACCATATCTTAAAAACTGGCTTTTTTTAACCATTCTTTTTTTCTTCCTTTATTATCTTGGTTCAGGAGTTTTAAAAAAGGCCTCTTGGGAGAAATAA